Sequence from the Strix aluco isolate bStrAlu1 chromosome 16, bStrAlu1.hap1, whole genome shotgun sequence genome:
AAGCCTTATCGGTGCACAGAAGAAAATTGCACCAAATCATTCAAGACTTCAGGAGACCTGCAGAAACATATCCGAACCCACACAGGTATTATTATCAcccattatttttttgttaattcacttaggtggatttttttctctttgattatTCTGTGACTTTATACTTATGAAATCAGCCTGTGTATATTCCCTTTCCGAAGCCCAGTGAGCTCAGCAGCATTTCAGGATGGTAAGCATTTATTGTAAATCTAACATGCTTTTCTTGGGAAAAGTGCTTAAGGGTTCATACTGCCATTGCAAATGCACTAACTTAAGCAGTGTATCACTTACACTGTCACTGAGTCACCTGGTGCCTTTACAGTTTCATTTGCAGCTGTAACAGAACAAGGAGTTTTTCCTCAATAACATGGCTTGCCTCTTAGAAATGGCATCAGTGTTCTTAAGTTTGGGTGCTTTAAGATAACTCGCATGCCAGCTTCACGAAGGTTGGTAGTTCAGAGCTCGTTGTTATCCtgatctcctttctcttcttgcagcagaaaaatgaacaaaaatcatAGAAAACCAACTGTTACTAAAACTTTCAAATGcataaaaaccaaaatcttacATTTTGTCTAAAAAAGATTCATTTGAAAGCCGAAACACAAATTCTAGACAGCTTACACTACACTCCGCAAAACTCTTatgggtgcacacacatgtaAAGTTTGCACATTGCCTCCTTTGGTCCTGAAATGTAGGAAGAATAATCTAATCACTTGCTAACCTATTCCATTAAGTATATTTACTTCCCTGCTAGAACACCAAGTTTTTCCACTGAACTTTCTGAATCCCAGAgagtaaaaaagaacaaaagaaataggTTTTTCTCAGGTTGAAAAGAACAGTGCGGAGGGGAAACAAAAACACgcaataaaaaatataaaaagtcaAGATTACATTGAGATAATTCTGCTTTCCCGGATTTCTGTATTCAAAGACAGTCTGTTGGGATTAGTGCTATCTTGGTGTTAAATTGGTCTTTAGGATGAAGACATGGGAGTCATCTGTTTTCAGTTCTAGAAGAGAACTGTTTGATGTTATGTAGTACATCAAGTACAGACTACGAACTGAAGTATTTTTGTAGTATGTACAACAACCTGATTAGCTGTAGActgttttctttacttctttgtGGCCGTAGAAGTTGTAGgtaatttaattgttttaatcTAATTTAGCAGTTGAGACAACAGACTTGAGCCAGCTCTATGTAGCCATTTACTCACTGGAACAACGGTAATAATAAAATCAGAGTTCAGCGGTGTCTTTTTTTAGATTTATGAGTAGTTGCAGGAATCCaaagaatgagaagaaaattgcACCAGGTCCTTTGTGCAGATGGATGGAGCAGTGTGTGCTCATACCCTATGCAAGCTGCAACAGTGCACCCGATGGAGGCAAGTCTGGGCTCTGCCCACTCTCTCCCATGGCTCTGAAACCTTTTTGTTCCTTTATCATGTAAAGCAGGGTTagtgctttctgcattttctgcatgttttagccaagagtgatttttttcatctctttcagtGGCAGTCCAGTCTCACTTTCTGTTGCCATCAAATGCTTACCTCGGGTTCCTCCATGACTTCCCTAGACATACTACTCTGATATCAGAAAAGCTGGTGTGGATGGTTCCATAGCTGCTGTGGGGTAGGGTTTGAAGGCTTCTGACTTGCTTTGCATTTCTAGTGCTAGAAATCTCAGTCCCCTGGAAACAAGTCGTTTTTCTAACAAGTAAGTTAGAAACTTAAAGGCTGTCTTCACCAACTGGTCGGGTGACATTCTTGCGGACATTCTTTAGGAGCAATCTCTTTTTGTTTCTAATGTGGTGTCTGTGGTTGGGCGGGGTTGACTCTGCAACCCTGCTACTTTCAGGCATGATTTGAGGTCCTGTGCTGAAGCAAGGATTAGGGGAGCCATGGTAACACAACACTGAGGCGTGTACGCTTAATACACACACACTGCCTTGGCAGGAAGCTGAAAAACCTTCCCGAAATGGCTGCGCTAAGGAGTGAATTATAGTTTCCTCTGCCAAGGAGCTAACTACTTTGGAGTTTTGTGGTATTAATGTCTCTATCAGgactttgttttttatttctgtctctaaGTACTTAATGTATCTGCAGTGGTAATCTGTCTTCTTTTACTCTCAGATTCTTCTCTTTGGTAAGCAGTGCAGTGGGTAGAATGTACTTAGCTGTAGGAAGTGTGAAATTACAGCAGGATAGCACATCAGGTGGTTCGCACTTCTCCAGTTAACCCCCTTCACTCTTCCCCTCTGTGTGCTTTGATAGACCTGAAGGGTCAGGGGTATTAGACGGTGGCTGGCCTTATCTAGTGTTCATGGTGAAATGCTTTGGTGCAGTGATGTAAGTTATTGTGCTTAAATTTATATTGCAGAGatagacttatttttaaaagaatctgtATTTGTGATagctttggttttggggtttgaaACAAGTTTCAGGGCTGTCTCTTTAAAAAGTTGGTGGTTCTCATGTAAAGTTAAGTGGTTTTTATAATGACTTTTATGAGTTTTACTAATCCATTTGTATCTTGGTTATATGCTAAATCATGaaggtattttttcattttatgaatttCAGTTGACAAATGTACAAATGGTATGATATACTTGTTTTGGATAACGTATGTATGATTGGAGGGGTGTTAAATACATGTTAGAATATGGACAGTGTGGAAGCTAATCCAAGCAACTGAGTCTGTTTTATGCATCATAAAGTACTAATCTAAATGCTTTATAATTTAGCTTACAGATTGTATGATTTTCCTGAATTTTGCCAGTTTTGGCTAAACAGTAGAACACTCCATAGTGACATGTTCATGGTATTTCTGACTGAGGGTCTCAGAGAGAAGTAGGTAGCTTTAGATTCGTACATTCAGTCTGGTAACTTTAGGACTTCTGTTCTTTTATAACTTTTGCATgtgtaccttttcttttttttcaggtgaaaggCCCTTTAAGTGTCCATTTGAAGGATGTGGCAGGTCATTCACAACATCTAATATTAGAAAGGTTCACATCAGAACACATACAGGCGAAAGGCCTTATTACTGTACAGAGCCAGGATGTGGGAGAGCTTTTGCCAGTGCAACTAATTATAAGAATCATGTGAGAATACACACAGGTATATGAGCGatgttttgtattttgaagtGTAATCTGCTTGGGAGAGGCTGTGTCATTCCCCTTGAGAACACTTGTTTCAGTGCATTGTAATTGTGTAGAGTCATGTTTACATGACCTGGCTTGGTACTTTTGTTTGGGCCCTGTCTCCCGTCAGCTGAGGATAGTTAAGCAGTTAGGTTTCCTGCCTTGCTGTCAAGGCAGAAAAATTTTGGTTTGGATACAGTGTTctttaaaatgaatgcaaaaccTTGTCTTCAGTGGACATTGTGCTCGATCCTCGATATGGTTCTGGGGCTTGCCTCCATTATGAGCTGTTTCTTAAATAACAGTAAAGCACAAGTCTGAGCTTGACTTGGCTTACCACTGTGAGCCATCCTTGATCCCAGCTGTATTTTCCTTGCTGCTGGAGTGGTGGTCAAAACCTTTTTATAGACAGAGGTGAAAATACTTATCCAACTTGATTGGCAGGGTTAGTCAGCAGAAATAATCAGCACAAATTCAGAAGTTCTAAAATGTAAAAGCCAGTGATAGCCATATCATCTTGGTAGCCTTATATATTTTACAGAAGCAGAAGAACAGACAAGTTTCATAGAGGCACATTTTGTATCTCAAATTACCTTTTAGTTTATAATGTAATTTGGACATttgtttcattgatttttaaatgaaaggtgGTGTTACATGAAACCATAATTGTTTAAACATATGCTTCCTATAGATTTCTTCAGAGCTTAAAGACTCAAAAGTGAAACTGTACTAGTGTATTGACATACCTGATCACTGAGGAAAAGTATGGGGCTTCCAGTAATAAATGAACAAAATTCTCAATCAGTGCCAAACTGACATTGCAGTTTTCAGCATGTATCCTTCTGTCCTCATCAGAAGGATGTTTTAGATGGAGTGATAGGGAGAATAAAGGGCCCAACTCTCACTGgcagtaggttttttttaaaaaaaaaaaaaaaaaaagacaaaacaaaaaaaccaccccaaaaccagtGAGAGGCTGCATTGATAAACTTTGTGAGCTTGAGcttcactgctgcttttgaaaataaaatatggttGGTAGTGAAGGTGTGTCACTAAATATCATTTGTTGACAATTTTTTCTGTGTGTCCTGGATAAAGTTCTCTTTATCCCTTTTGTTTTTCAATACAGGGGAGAAGCCCTATGTCTGTACAGTTCCTGGGTGTGATAAACGTTTTACAGAGTATTCCAGTTTATACAAACATCATGTTGTACATACTCATTCCAAACCATATAACTGTAATCACTGCGGGAAAACATACAAGCAGATTTCTACACTTGCTATGCACAAGCGGACAGCACACAATGACACAGAGCCCATTGAAGAAGAACAAGAGGCTTTTTTTGAGCCACCTCCAGGTTAGAGTTTCAGTCTTTGAatctcttgtaaaaaaaaaaaatgggctgggtaatattttgctggtttttttatAGCCAAGGAAATGAAAGCATAGATAAAAATCTGAAGTACTTAATAAAGTTATTTAACGTCTTTGTAGGACTTTCTAGTGTGGTAGGCAACTTGTAAACAGAAACTGGGAGAGTAATTGACCAGATCATAAACTCATTTATAGCAGTCCTGGGGATAAGAGAAATTTGAGTTGCAGTCCCAGCAAACCTGCTATAAACATGAATGTGGGAAGGGACCTGTGAGAGTCTAAAATGTTTATGTTTGCAACCTACTGGATTTTTCTTGGGGATTTTTGTAAGAGTATGTATAACACCATGGTTGGTGTTACATGGTCTTTTATGCAGGAGGAAAGGCATTGCCTcgagaaaaggaaaaatctgtcTTTGCAGCACCCTGATTTTCAGCACAGCTGTTTCGCTGTGGTTAATAGCAGTTTCTGTAAAGTGTCCTagaggcaaagaagaaaataagctcATGTGCTACAGTACTCCTTAGAATATGTTTTTCATGGTATCATGAATATTGAATCCTATGACTGTAAAAGACTGAAGGAAGTACTGTGGTATGACAAATGCCACTTGTCTAATTGTGATTTTTAGATGTGATTGAAGATGGGAAATGCACGTGCAAGGTTTTTTGCTCAGAAAATTTGTTTTACTACATGTATGTGGGAAACTGCACTGAATGCGTCTCAAGAAGATTTGCTATAGTCTAATCCCTTCTTTTAAGGGAATGATAAGATAAATTTGCTGAGGTTAAACATTTATTAAGATAGTGAACTTAAATCTTCACACAAAGGCATCACTGTGTTTTTCTATATGTTTGTTAATTAATAACTTTTAAGAAGCTGCCAGTTGTGTTTGCATGGAACTTCTTGTATGGAGAGGTCAACACTTAATGAATGATTTGGAAGTGTTTGTCACCATTTTAATATTTGCTTATAAACTACATGTGTAATTTCTTTATGTGTGGTGTTTAAGTGTGTTAAACTCATTCTAGAAGATTATATCCTGTGTTCCCAAAACACCAGACTTTCTGACTTGCTTTTGGTATCTTTccttctttgatttttctcatctttccatTAAAATTTTTTATTGGAGTGTTTAAAACCTTCAAACCAGGCGGGCACTTAATCCTTGTCATTTGCTTTCCTGACAGCATTTAGAGTATGTAAACTACCCTCTTGCCTTCTTTCTATCAAATAGGTCAAGGTGAAGATGTTCTCAAAGGATCCCAGATAACATACGTGACGGGTGTAGAGGGAGAAGACGTAATTTCTGCACAGGTTGCTACAGTTACTCAGTCAGGGTTAGGTCAACAAGTAGCACTAATATCCCAGGATGGAACCCAACATGTAAGTAACCATGGTGTTAAAGAGCTGACAGAAATATGTTGACAATTGAGGCAGATATTCCATATGCTTTCTAAAATCAGTTAGGATTcttgataaatatatatatgggTTTCTTAAGAAAAGAAGCTTCTTTGGAGCTGGGTCAGGATATGTTTAGAGTTGGGCCTCCATAAACAAGAGGATAATGAATGCTTTGATTCTACCTCCACTTAAAAATTCCTATGGATGTATTTTTTAAGGATTCCCatggatatattttttaaagattacaTATGAAATTTCATTGGGAGGGGATTTCAACAGAACTCTCTTCTTTAGCTATGGCAATATATCAGAAGGCATATGGGGAAAAGTTTATATCTCAGCTGGAAAGGTAGCTGAAATGCCAGTAGCATATGAAAAATATCTTCTAAATTAAAActggaaatgaaatattaaagGGGACTGTTATACTGCCAGCCCTGAACATTCCAGCAATACTAAGTAACTGGCATTTTTATTCTCTAAAATGAAGGTGTGTAGAAGCCTTGACATGGAATTCTTGGATTTATTTAAACTATCCTTCAGCTTGACTTTAGTTCTGGGATGTTTTATTACCTTGTAAATCAGACATTAAATCACGTATCTGATGCCCTTATGCATTTATACTGGAGAAATCAGTAAATTATATCATTAAATTTTTATGAATTGTTCATTCGAGGTTTAAATTCTAAGCCCTTATAGGTCTCTTTAGTAATTCCATTAAGATGAAAGTATATCAGGTGGTACTACCTTGAGTCATATTGTCCATTATGTAAGACACATGCATAGATAACCTATCATGCAGTTATTTGGGATATGATCCGACTAACATGGAGTTGTAGACTCTGGGGGCAAGTGTGCATCCTTTATCTTAGTACTGAGAGccatcattttatttctgtaaacaggTAAGTGTGAAAGGTCATGGAATATTAGATCCCAATCAGTAAAATGAATGCAATAAGGGCTCTTTGTCTAAGATGGGGACTTGGCCAAAGAGTGATGGTGATTCTTAAGGAATGCGTGAGCACGCTTGTTAGGAAGTGGAATAATGGCTACTAGATCTTCTGGCCAGTACGTTACTTGTTAACATgactaaaaatatcttttcctgcTAATTATGAACAAGTTGCCTTTTTGTTCTGAATTGCTACACACtttctttcaaatgaagaaatTGATCTAGCAGGAGTATTCCTGCTGAATCAACTAGCAGGAATTTCTTCGATAAATGCTGTTGCACTTCAAACACACATCATCATTTTTTTCAAACCTTACTTAAAAACATATGTTATGTAGCCAAAAGCTAAGACTCAGGTCTGACTTCAGCCGCAATTAAAccttcattttttacttcagcaattattttgtgtttcaggtCAACATATCCCAGGCAGATATGCAGGCCATTGGCAATACCATCACTATGGTAACACAAGATGGCACCACCATCACAGTCCCTGCCCACGACGCTGTCATCTCTTCTGCAGGAACACATTCCGTAGCGATGGTTACTGCAGAAGGCACTGAAGGACAGCAGGTAAGATATCCTGTGTACATGTGTCATCTTCGTTTGTAAGATGATATAAAATAGGCATCTAAGCCTTCACAGTTCTGTTATTCACATAGATTTATCCAAGTAAAGCGGTTTTCAAGGTTTGGCCATAGCATTCTCCTCATAAGAGTATGATGTGTTCTACTCCTTTGCATCAACATATGGCAGAATGTTTTACAAACAATAATTAGGCACCAAGAAAAAATTCTGAGGTACCAGTCCATAATTCATTTAGGTGCATGTAAAATAAGACCTAGAAATGGTGTGTGTTTTCCCTGAAGTCACATAGTAAATGAGTGACAGAGCTAAGACTAGAATCCAGTATGAACTGTAACTTTATCACTTAATATTATGGGACTGTAATTTATTTGGCAGAGAGGAAATACTTGTTTAACTATatatttacagttttgtttttaatatacacATACAGTAGCTTTTTTAGTAGAAATATAGTGATATAATTCTTAATCTTTAAGTTAAAATGCATTCCACTGTTCTAAAAATGCACCACATGAAAACAAAGATACTTACTAATCGCTGTGCTCTGTATGTATAACTAATCACAGGCTTATAGGCACATTTATTGAACTTCTGTGCAGTTCTGAGGATATTTATACTCTGAGAGGTAATAGATAACTTTGAGAACACAGTGATGGCAACCCTTCttaaaaaattttgcttttgcGCAATGAAGTTATGCTTATGAATCATCACAGCTTCAAATTTAACTCTAACTTTGAAGATAATCATTGTATGAGATCGGTAACACATCTGTCATCCTGGCTGATTCTCTTCCTCTGGTTTTGAAGGTTGCTATAGTGGCTCAAGACTTAGCAGCGTTTCATAGTGCCTCATCAGAAATGGGACATCAGCAACATGGGCACCATTTAGTGACTACAGAAACTAGACCTGTTACATTGTTGGCTACATCCAATGGAACACAAATTGCAGTACAGGTAAGATGGtgataaattatttttggagTGTTTCTTCCGGAGCTGGAAGCTCTTAGTCATGTAACAACATGATTCAAAGCTTGACTCCCCTGAAAAAATAGTTGTATTAATCCATAATCATATGATCTCAGATTCTAAATAATATATAGGATTAGGAAGAGGGCTAATAAGCACCTGATTTTCCAAATCTACTTGTAGAACTTCCAAAAAAGGGGGAGGTTAGGGGAGGGCCAACCTTCAGGTCAGCTGAGTCGTTCATGGAGTCACaggttttcagtggaaaagcacTTTCATTCATCCTTCAGCATTACATATAGAGCTGATACATACCAAGCCAAACTCTCAAGGGTAAATTGCTCTGAACTTACACAGATAAAAATTGCTGAATTTATGAACCTTGAAATCCTAATAGTGAAGAAATGTAAAGAGTTACATAGAAAGATTAATCAGAAATCTCTGGATATACTAACCTTCTGTTTATGTGTCAAGCCAGCACAGTGCAAGCAACAGTCTCTGTAAATAGTTCCTCACATTTCCGAACACTGTAATGAAAGAGTAATTTCTAGGTATGAAAGAGTTTAGTTTAAATTGGGCTAATTTAAAAGAAGGTGGAAACTAAGCACAAATTAAGCTTTTATCTAGAAAGTAACCAAAACCTAGACAAGCATTTTTGTGAACAGTTTATTCAGAGGGAAGCTTGGCTTGACTGGATGGAACGTTGAACAAAACTTCTAGAAGAAACAGTGGCCAGTGGGCTACCTTACTCAAACATTAAATTAActatgtgtaattttttttttttttttttgttgttacataTGATATGATAGTAGACTAATAGAAGCTTTTGGAAATTTTAAATCTGGAAGAttccatgttttaaaaatccatctcTTCATTTGACCCTTGACTATAATGTCATTTAAATGATCTCAGGGAAACTGCCACTCCAGTGACAGAAGCCAATTTTAAACTCAGTATGACATAAAAGAAGTTGAATTAGTTTAAATTTTGGGTTGCATAGTAGTATCAGTCCTGCAAAGTGCCTAAC
This genomic interval carries:
- the ZNF143 gene encoding zinc finger protein 143 isoform X2 — translated: MLLAQINRDSQGMTEFSGGGMEAQHVTLCLTEAVAVQDGDNLENMEGVSLQAVTLADGSTAYIQHNSKGDSLRLEDGQAVQLEDGTTAFIHHTSKDSYDQSALQAVQLEDGTTAYIHHTVQMPQSDTILAIQADGTVAGLHTGDAAIDPDTISALEQYAAKVSIDGNDSVSGTGMIGENEQDKKMQIVLQGHGTRVTAKSQQSGEKAFRCDYDGCGKLYTTAHHLKVHERSHTGDRPYQCEHPGCGKAFATGYGLKSHVRTHTGEKPYRCTEENCTKSFKTSGDLQKHIRTHTGERPFKCPFEGCGRSFTTSNIRKVHIRTHTGERPYYCTEPGCGRAFASATNYKNHVRIHTGEKPYVCTVPGCDKRFTEYSSLYKHHVVHTHSKPYNCNHCGKTYKQISTLAMHKRTAHNDTEPIEEEQEAFFEPPPGQGEDVLKGSQITYVTGVEGEDVISAQVATVTQSGLGQQVALISQDGTQHVNISQADMQAIGNTITMVTQDGTTITVPAHDAVISSAGTHSVAMVTAEGTEGQQVAIVAQDLAAFHSASSEMGHQQHGHHLVTTETRPVTLLATSNGTQIAVQLGEQQSLEEAIRIASRIQQGETPGIDD